In Microcaecilia unicolor chromosome 1, aMicUni1.1, whole genome shotgun sequence, the following are encoded in one genomic region:
- the CCR9 gene encoding C-C chemokine receptor type 9, whose product MEVTEDYTIDNISDLYEDLGSFCDKSSVREFAKYFLTVIYCCIFFVGIIGNSLVVLVYIQFRRMKTMTDMYLLNLAVADILFLFTLPFWAITASYHWIFKTATCKIVTSMYRINFYSCMLLLACISVDRYIAIVRAMKSQNYKPQRFFYSKLVCLCVWLFAIALSIPELLYSTEIPSFAMGNDTTIKLCTIVYPSDVSQTLKMSVLILRLAMGFAIPAVVMICCYTVVIRTLLQARSFEKFKALKVIFSVVAVFVLSQLPYNSILVLKTLEAANLTAPDCDTSKKIDIAGQVTQGLAFLHSCLNPFLYMFVGVRFRHDVFKILKSFGCISHTTWAKYMRSEWNAKRCSDILETKSSGTLSL is encoded by the coding sequence ATGGAAGTGACGGAGGATTACACCATTGATAATATCTCCGATCTTTATGAAGATCTTGGCTCTTTTTGTGATAAGAGCAGCGTCAGAGAGtttgcaaaatatttccttaCAGTCATTTACTGCTGTATCTTCTTCGTGGGCATCATTGGGAACAGTCTAGTTGTCCTTGTCTATATACAGTTTAGAAGGATGAAGACCATGACTGATATGTATCTGTTGAATCTGGCTGTCGCTGATATCCTTTTCCTCTTCACTCTGCCTTTCTGGGCCATAACTGCTTCTTATCATTGGATTTTTAAGACAGCCACATGTAAAATTGTCACCAGCATGTACAGAATCAATTTCTACAGCTGTATGTTGTTACTTGCCTGCATTAGTGTGGATAGGTACATTGCCATTGTGCGAGCGATGAAATCACAGAACTATAAACCCCAAAGATTCTTTTACAGCAAGCTTGTTTGCCTATGTGTTTGGTTATTCGCAATAGCTTTAAGTATCCCAGAATTGTTATACAGCACAGAAATACCTAGCTTTGCCATGGGAAATGATACAACTATAAAATTGTGCACCATAGTTTACCCCTCTGATGTCAGCCAGACCTTGAAAATGAGTGTTCTTATTTTAAGACTCGCCATGGGATTTGCCATTCCTGCTGTTGTCATGATCTGTTGCTACACTGTTGTAATCAGGACTTTGCTTCAGGCCAGAAGTTTTGAGAAGTTCAAAGCCCTAAAAGTAATCTTCTCCGTTGTGGCTGTTTTTGTCCTCTCCCAGTTGCCGTACAATAGCATTTTAGTGCTGAAAACCTTAGAGGCTGCCAACCTGACTGCTCCCGATTGTGACACCAGcaaaaaaattgatattgctgGTCAGGTAACTCAAGGCCTCGCTTTCCTGCACAGCTGCCTGAATCCCTTTCTTTATATGTTTGTTGGTGTGAGGTTTCGGCATGATGTTTTTAAAATCCTGAAAAGTTTTGGCTGCATCAGTCATACAACTTGGGCAAAGTACATGAGGTCAGAATGGAACGCAAAACGGTGCTCTGATATACTAGAAACCAAATCCTCTGGTACACTATCATTATAG